A genome region from Cervus canadensis isolate Bull #8, Minnesota chromosome 10, ASM1932006v1, whole genome shotgun sequence includes the following:
- the LOC122448862 gene encoding McKusick-Kaufman/Bardet-Biedl syndromes putative chaperonin-like, with the protein MSRLEAKKPSICRREPLTGERAGASLAALRGLVTSCYGPAGRLKQLHNGRGGPVATTSHSAALLAGLPVSHPVLKVLTAAVRNHVACFSDGGLFTAILCCNLVENVQRLGLTPTTVIKLNKHLLSLCTRYLKSEVCACRIPVDFGSTQILLSLVRSILTSKPACMLIAKEIDHISTLILRAFLLTIPEDAQEHIILGKSIIVPLKGQRVIDSAVLPGILIEVSEVQLMKILPIRKSDSFKVAVFCVSLSGDLSDTGEGTLLVSYGVSLENAALDQLFNLGRQLVSDHVDLVLCQKVIHPSLKQFLRTHHIIAVDRIGVSLMEPLSKVTGTRPIGSLGSLSPSSYGTVKDLCIAKFGCKHFFHLIPNKATVCSLLLCNRNDTAWDELKLTCQTALHALQLTVKEPYVLLGGGCTETHLVAYVRHKTRYEPESVLRDERCSQTELQLITEAFCSALESLAGSLEHDGGEVLTDDKYGHFWSVQANLPSAVNWPDLPSRCGCGLYSSQEELSWSFLRSARHHLPPQTCLSHEAKGSADTLTLDCFTAKLSGLQVAVETASLILDLSCVIEDTN; encoded by the exons ATGTCTCGTTTAGAAGCTAAAAAGCCCTCGATCTGCAGAAGGGAGCCCCTGACGGGCGAGCGCGCCGGGGCCAGCCTGGCAGCCTTGCGGGGCCTGGTCACGTCGTGCTACGGCCCGGCGGGCAGGCTGAAGCAGCTACACAACGGCCGCGGCGGCCCGGTGGCCACCACCTCCCACTCGGCCGCCCTCCTCGCCGGCCTGCCCGTCAGCCACCCCGTGCTAAAGGTCCTGACGGCCGCCGTGCGGAATCACGTGGCCTGCTTCAGCGACGGCGGCTTATTCACAGCCATCCTTTGCTGCAACCTCGTCGAAAATGTTCAGAGACTAGGCTTGACACCCACCACggttattaagttaaataagcatctTTTGAGCCTCTGCACCAGGTACCTGAAATCTGAGGTCTGTGCCTGCCGAATCCCAGTCGACTTTGGTAGCACTCAGATCCTCCTGAGTTTGGTACGCAGCATATTAACAAGTAAACCTGCCTGCATGCTCATCGCAAAGGAGATTGACCACATCAGTACTCTGATTCTGAGAGCCTTTCTGCTTACAATTCCAGAGGACGCCCAAGAGCACATCATTTTAGGAAAGAGTATAATTGTCCCTTTAAAAGGGCAAAGGGTTATAGATTCTGCCGTGCTACCCGGAATACTTATTGAAGTATCAGAAGTTCAACTGATGAAGATACTACCTATCAGAAAATCAGATTCCTTCAAGGTGGCAGTCTTTTGCGTATCTTTGTCCGGAGACCTTTCTGATACTGGAGAAGGAACACTGTTGGTCAGTTACGGAGTTTCTCTTGAAAATGCAGCTCTAGACCAGTTGTTCAACCTAGGAAGACAACTGGTTAGTGACCATGTAGATCTTGTCTTGTGTCAAAAAGTTATACACCCGTCTTTGAAACAGTTTCTCAGAACTCATCATATTATCGCTGTAGACAGAATTGGAGTGTCTCTGATGGAACCCCTGAGTAAAGTGACAG gaacacGGCCTATTGGTTCCTTGGGCTCACTCTCTCCCAGTAGTTATGGAACTGTAAAAGATTTGTGTATTGCAAAGTTTGGCTGCAAGCATTTTTTCCATCTTATTCCTAACAAAGCAACTGTCTGTAGCCTGCTTCTCTGCAACAGAAATGACACAGCCTGGGATGAGCTGAAG CTCACGTGTCAAACAGCACTGCATGCTTTGCAGTTAACAGTCAAGGAACCGTACGTTTTGTTGGGAGGTGGCTGTACTGAAACTCATTTGGTGGCATATGTCAGACACAAG ACCCGTTATGAGCCAGAAAGCGTTCTTCGAGATGAGAGATGCTCTCAGACAGAGCTCCAGCTGATCACTGAAGCGTTCTGCAGTGCACTTGAATCTCTCGCTGGCTCCTTAGAGCACGACGGAGGTGAAGTTCTTACTGATGACAAGTATGGACACTTCTGGTCAGTTCAGGCCAATTTGCCTTCTGCTGTGAACTGGCCAGATTTGCCTTCCAGATGTGGCTGTGGACTCTACAGCAGCCAGGAAGAACTCAGCTGGTCCTTCCTGAGAAGTGCTCGTCATCACCTCCCACCGCAAACCTGCCTTTCCCATGAAGCCAAAGGCTCAGCAGACACCCTGACCTTGGACTGTTTTACTGCGAAGCTTAGTGGCCTGCAGGTGGCTGTGGAGACCGCCAGTTTGATTTTGGATCTTTCATGTGTCATTGAAGATACAAACTGA